The Euphorbia lathyris chromosome 3, ddEupLath1.1, whole genome shotgun sequence genome contains a region encoding:
- the LOC136221658 gene encoding serine carboxypeptidase 1-like yields MDHLFTSNSTKIMKSTLFLYVVFAFSCLELITIVEANQVDNLDRLLLSKRSKNAPVSHPWPELHATEEDPAVHIESQDGLMQANKIVSLPGEPNGVDFDHYSGYVSVDSKAGRSLFYYFAESPQNSPTKPLVLWLNGGPGCSSFGYGAMEELGPLRVNGDGKTLFRNKYAWNNVANVIFLESPAGVGFSYSNTTSDYDRAGDKNTAHDAYVFLVNWLERFPQYKSRDFFITGESYAGHYVPQLAYTILKNKKTTNASIINLKGIAIGNAWIDTFTSEKGQYDYLWTHALISDETIEAIHKYCSFGGNDTEECFKHTSKARIEKDPIDIYNIYAPICHDTTLNGSIDSSLYFDPCSDNYVKSYLNIAEVQTAFHAIPTEWSHCSEFNWTDRPITILPIIKNLIENDISVWIYSGDTDGRVPVTSSRYSINSMKLQIKTPWQPWYTNEEVGGYVVAYDGVTFVTVRGAGHLVPSYQPERALVMISSFLKGILPPTTSP; encoded by the exons ATGGACCATTTGTTTACTTCAAACTCAACCAAGATAATGAAATCAACACTGTTTCTCTACGTGGTTTTTGCTTTTTCCTGCTTAGAATTGATTACCATTGTTGAAGCCAATCAAGTTGATAATCTTGATAGGCTACTTTTATCCAAGAGGTCCAAAAATGCTCCTGTTTCACATCCGTGGCCTGAACTCCATGCCACAGAAGAAGATCCTGCTGTGCACATTGAGTCTCAGGACGGTCTAATGCAGGCTAATAAGATTGTTTCTTTACCCGGCGAACCTAATGGTGTTGATTTTGATCACTATTCTGGGTATGTTAGTGTTGATTCTAAGGCTGGAAGGTCACTTTTCTACTATTTTGCTGAGTCTCCACAGAATTCCCCAACAAAGCCATTGGTTCTGTGGCTCAATGGAG GACCTGGATGTTCCTCTTTTGGGTATGGAGCAATGGAAGAATTAGGGCCCCTCAGAGTAAATGGTGATGGAAAAACACTCTTCAGAAATAAGTATGCTTGGAACAATG TTGCAAATGTGATCTTCCTGGAATCTCCTGCTGGGGTAGGCTTTTCGTACTCAAACACGACGTCTGACTATGACCGAGCAGGTGACAAGAATACTGCTCACGATGCTTATGTTTTTCTTGTCAACTGGCTTGAGAGGTTTCCACAATACAAGTCCAGGGATTTTTTCATAACTGGAGAGAGCTATGCTGGTCATTATGTACCTCAACTTGCATACACAATTCTGAAGAACAAGAAGACAACAAATGCTTCTATCATTAATCTGAAGGGAATTGCA aTAGGAAATGCATGGATTGATACTTTTACCTCTGAGAAGGGACAATATGATTACTTATGGACCCATGCTTTAATATCAGATGAAACAATTGAAGCAATCCATAAGTATTGCTCCTTTGGGGGAAACGATACTGAAGAATGCTTTAAGCACACAAGCAAAGCCAGAATTGAAAAGGATCCTATTGACATTTACAACATTTATGCTCCAATTTGCCATGACACTACACTTAATGGATCAATTGATTCT AGCTTGTACTTTGATCCATGCTCGGACAACTACGTGAAATCATATCTAAACATTGCAGAGGTCCAAACTGCTTTTCATGCAATTCCCACAGAATGGAGCCACTGCAG TGAGTTTAACTGGACTGATAGGCCAATCACCATTCTACCCATAATCAAGAATCTCATTGAAAATGACATCAGTGTTTGGATTTACAG TGGAGACACAGATGGAAGAGTGCCAGTTACATCTTCGAGGTACTCCATTAACAGTATGAAGCTTCAAATCAAGACCCCATGGCAGCCCTGGTACACCAACGAAGAG GTGGGAGGATATGTGGTGGCTTACGACGGAGTGACATTTGTAACCGTGAGAGGAGCAGGACATCTGGTTCCGAGCTATCAACCGGAGCGAGCACTCGTAATGATCTCATCGTTCCTCAAAGGAATTCTGCCTCCTACTACCTCACCGTGA